The Marinilongibacter aquaticus genome has a window encoding:
- a CDS encoding methyltransferase, giving the protein MLNWIKGQELLGQSFLELGCGSGAIALFAAKRGAVVVASDINRVALLALHKNAKENNVALEIIESDLFRSIPYRQFDWIVINPPYYPQKPASIKESAWFCGENFEYFSQLFTALSEKNWGRNIAMILSEDCDLTRIQDMAKTQSIEMTILESFANRFEKNYIFQLKTQAQMREI; this is encoded by the coding sequence TTGTTGAATTGGATAAAAGGGCAAGAGCTACTTGGACAATCCTTTTTGGAGTTGGGCTGTGGAAGTGGGGCTATTGCTTTGTTTGCAGCCAAACGGGGGGCAGTAGTTGTGGCAAGCGATATAAATCGTGTTGCACTTTTGGCCCTTCATAAGAATGCCAAAGAAAACAATGTAGCACTTGAAATAATTGAATCCGACCTTTTTCGATCCATTCCATATAGGCAGTTTGATTGGATCGTAATCAACCCGCCGTATTATCCTCAAAAACCAGCGTCTATAAAGGAGTCTGCTTGGTTTTGCGGTGAAAATTTCGAGTATTTCTCACAGTTATTCACTGCTTTATCCGAGAAGAATTGGGGGCGAAATATCGCGATGATTTTATCGGAAGATTGCGATTTGACACGAATTCAGGATATGGCAAAAACACAGAGTATTGAAATGACTATTCTCGAATCTTTCGCAAATCGATTTGAAAAAAACTACATTTTTCAACTGAAAACGCAAGCTCAGATGCGTGAAATATAG
- a CDS encoding glycosyltransferase family 4 protein — MSTHKPSILFISHDANRAGAQLFLLNIMKDFKAKGFAMQLLCGIKWGPLLPDFEAVCTVRAMDNEPGSKLKGKVKRALGLEGKKEQKALSELFKESQFDFIYANTIASADLALATKSALGIPLITHIHELEFSLNLYAHQASRQAIFSESKGIIACSNAVKENLVEKHCVPAEKIEVIHSFIDNEGILTRIAKNDKKAIKKAFGLPENCFLVGACGNAEWRKGLDIYVQLVAAYQKKAWPDPVHFVWIGMRKEGAYYENVAYDLEKLGVGEQISFIEPTPKAVEIIDALDLFVVSSREDPFPLVMLEAAICEKPILGFEKTGGCQEFVSDEAGLLSPYLDIENMACNIHRMQSEPEMAAEKARTGKRLVTEVYNFKESVEKLKDYISRI, encoded by the coding sequence TTGAGCACACATAAGCCCAGCATACTTTTCATCAGTCACGATGCCAACAGAGCCGGAGCACAGCTCTTTTTGTTGAACATAATGAAGGATTTTAAAGCCAAGGGGTTTGCCATGCAGCTGCTTTGTGGCATTAAATGGGGCCCTTTGTTGCCCGATTTCGAGGCTGTGTGTACGGTCAGAGCCATGGATAATGAACCCGGAAGTAAGCTTAAAGGAAAGGTAAAGCGTGCTCTCGGATTGGAAGGCAAAAAAGAACAAAAGGCTCTGTCCGAATTGTTCAAAGAATCGCAATTCGATTTTATTTACGCCAATACCATTGCCTCCGCAGATTTGGCTTTGGCCACAAAATCAGCTTTGGGAATTCCGCTTATCACACACATTCATGAGCTCGAATTCTCATTGAATTTATATGCTCACCAGGCCAGCAGACAAGCTATTTTTTCCGAATCAAAAGGTATAATTGCCTGTTCGAATGCCGTAAAGGAAAACTTGGTCGAAAAGCATTGTGTTCCCGCCGAAAAAATTGAGGTTATCCATTCTTTTATCGACAACGAAGGGATATTGACCCGAATCGCCAAAAACGACAAGAAAGCGATAAAGAAAGCCTTTGGCTTGCCAGAAAACTGCTTTTTGGTTGGGGCATGCGGAAATGCCGAATGGCGAAAGGGACTGGACATTTATGTACAACTTGTAGCCGCCTACCAAAAAAAGGCTTGGCCAGACCCCGTGCATTTTGTCTGGATTGGTATGCGAAAAGAAGGAGCTTACTACGAAAACGTAGCATACGATTTGGAAAAATTGGGCGTGGGCGAACAGATCAGTTTCATTGAACCCACACCAAAAGCAGTGGAAATAATCGATGCCCTCGACCTCTTTGTGGTCAGCAGCCGTGAAGACCCCTTCCCCTTGGTAATGCTCGAAGCCGCCATATGCGAAAAACCGATTTTGGGCTTTGAAAAGACCGGTGGCTGCCAAGAATTTGTCAGTGATGAAGCAGGACTACTTAGCCCTTATCTGGACATAGAAAACATGGCTTGCAATATCCACCGCATGCAATCCGAACCCGAAATGGCCGCCGAAAAAGCCCGAACGGGCAAGAGATTGGTCACCGAAGTCTACAATTTCAAAGAATCTGTAGAAAAACTCAAAGACTATATTTCACGCATCTGA
- a CDS encoding DegT/DnrJ/EryC1/StrS family aminotransferase — MNIYVTKTFLPPREEYEKFLDQIWQSHWLTNNGPILQSLEEELKNFLGFEQLLYVSNGTIAIQLIIKALELKGEVITTPYSYCATTTAVLWENCKPVFVDINPHDLNINADLIEEKITDKTSAILATHVYGNPCEVEKIEAIGKKYNIPVIYDAAHAFGAELNGLPVLNYGDASTCSFHATKVFHTIEGGSVMCKNEALFEKLKLYRSFGHVNDDYFSLGINAKNSEFHAAMGRAVLPHLATNIAKRRQKSELYDSLLDFEKLFKPLSHYTEFKSNYAYYPVVFQDADITDKVIAALKEENIYPRRYFYPSLNTLPYAHSQDSCPVSESVVSRVLSLPLYPDLADEDIHRISKIINQHI; from the coding sequence GTGAACATATATGTGACCAAAACATTCTTGCCCCCAAGGGAGGAATACGAAAAGTTTCTAGATCAAATTTGGCAATCGCATTGGCTCACAAACAATGGTCCCATTTTGCAAAGCTTGGAAGAAGAATTGAAAAACTTCTTGGGTTTTGAACAACTGCTTTATGTAAGCAACGGCACCATAGCCATACAGCTCATTATCAAAGCATTGGAATTAAAAGGCGAAGTGATTACCACGCCTTACTCCTACTGTGCCACCACCACAGCTGTTTTGTGGGAAAACTGCAAACCCGTTTTTGTCGATATCAATCCGCACGATTTAAATATCAACGCGGACTTGATCGAAGAAAAAATAACCGATAAAACTTCAGCCATTTTGGCCACGCATGTCTACGGCAATCCTTGTGAAGTCGAGAAGATTGAAGCCATCGGAAAAAAATACAATATTCCGGTAATTTACGATGCCGCACATGCATTCGGAGCCGAGTTAAACGGCTTGCCGGTTTTGAACTACGGCGACGCCTCGACCTGTAGCTTTCACGCCACCAAAGTTTTTCATACGATTGAAGGCGGTTCGGTGATGTGCAAAAACGAAGCACTTTTCGAGAAGTTGAAATTATACCGCAGTTTTGGACACGTAAACGACGATTACTTTAGCCTGGGAATAAATGCCAAAAACTCTGAATTTCATGCGGCCATGGGTCGGGCAGTCCTTCCACATTTGGCAACCAACATTGCCAAAAGAAGGCAGAAATCAGAATTGTACGATAGCCTTTTGGATTTCGAAAAACTGTTCAAACCTCTAAGTCATTATACAGAATTCAAAAGCAATTACGCCTATTATCCTGTGGTTTTTCAAGATGCGGACATAACCGATAAGGTTATTGCTGCATTAAAAGAGGAGAATATTTATCCACGAAGGTATTTCTACCCTTCCCTGAATACGCTGCCCTATGCCCACAGCCAAGATTCTTGCCCCGTTTCAGAATCGGTGGTAAGCCGTGTACTTTCTCTGCCTTTGTATCCAGATTTGGCCGACGAAGATATTCATCGAATTTCTAAAATCATCAACCAACACATTTAG
- a CDS encoding ABC transporter ATP-binding protein produces the protein MAVITINNVSKSYVIKHKLNKGNTLRDDIVNFTKSILKKENISEKELFWALQGISLEVEQGDRLGLIGANGAGKSTLLKLLSRITTPTTGEIRIKGRMASLLEVGTGFHPELTGRENIYLNGSILGMRKQEINAQFDNIVEFAGIQKFLDTPVKRYSSGMYVRLGFAIAAHLEPEILVVDEVLAVGDADFQKKSIGKMREVSKSGRTILFVSHNLTAVESLCNKGAFLSKGELLDHGPIKNVINNYIQKVSTFRLKQEWTSINDAPGQHGIYAKRVELKSDDEIAAGSDLTTKTPLKIEYEFWNDKDNAKLNLSVFLYSMTGECIFNRANNGQVFQKGIVSSEFKIPGNFLNDGSYFISLMVVEDELKPLFFFEEALMFDIHDFREDSEYLGKWPGAIRPMNLHVKSWQKELVE, from the coding sequence ATGGCAGTAATTACAATCAATAATGTCTCCAAAAGTTATGTGATCAAGCACAAGCTGAATAAAGGCAACACGCTGCGAGACGACATCGTGAATTTCACGAAATCGATACTCAAGAAAGAAAACATATCGGAAAAAGAACTTTTTTGGGCTCTTCAGGGAATAAGTTTGGAGGTGGAACAAGGCGACCGCCTTGGGCTGATTGGAGCAAACGGTGCTGGTAAATCAACCTTACTGAAATTGTTGAGCCGAATCACTACGCCTACAACAGGTGAGATAAGGATAAAAGGCCGAATGGCCAGCTTACTTGAAGTAGGTACTGGGTTTCATCCCGAACTCACAGGACGAGAAAACATATACCTGAACGGATCCATTTTGGGCATGCGAAAGCAAGAAATCAATGCCCAATTCGACAATATTGTGGAGTTTGCGGGAATCCAGAAATTTTTGGACACACCGGTAAAGCGATACTCTTCGGGCATGTATGTACGTTTGGGCTTTGCCATTGCAGCCCACCTCGAACCCGAAATCCTGGTTGTGGACGAAGTACTTGCCGTAGGCGATGCCGATTTTCAAAAGAAAAGTATTGGCAAAATGAGGGAAGTGTCGAAAAGTGGGCGTACAATCCTTTTCGTAAGCCACAACCTCACCGCCGTCGAAAGCCTTTGCAATAAGGGAGCCTTTTTGAGCAAAGGCGAATTGCTCGATCACGGTCCGATCAAAAACGTGATCAACAATTACATCCAAAAGGTTTCGACCTTCCGCCTGAAGCAAGAGTGGACTTCCATCAATGATGCTCCTGGCCAACACGGCATCTACGCCAAACGCGTCGAATTGAAATCAGATGATGAGATCGCCGCGGGCTCGGATTTGACAACAAAAACACCGTTGAAAATCGAATACGAGTTTTGGAACGACAAAGACAATGCTAAACTGAACTTGAGTGTATTTCTGTACTCGATGACCGGAGAATGCATTTTCAACAGGGCAAACAACGGGCAAGTTTTTCAGAAAGGTATCGTGTCTTCCGAGTTCAAAATACCCGGAAATTTCTTGAACGACGGCTCTTATTTCATTTCGCTAATGGTGGTTGAAGACGAACTGAAACCCCTTTTCTTTTTTGAAGAGGCCTTGATGTTCGACATCCACGATTTCAGAGAAGACTCGGAATACTTAGGCAAATGGCCGGGTGCGATCCGCCCAATGAACCTGCATGTCAAGAGCTGGCAAAAAGAGTTGGTGGAATAG
- a CDS encoding ABC transporter permease, with protein MDYRELFWILAKRDIMVRYKQTIFGVLWSVIKPLVSAFAYVFAFGFVGNLAQQTDIPYILIVLPGTILWLFFSQSLQTISLSIVVNNNLVSKVFFPRIIIPFSSFFLGMIELAISLVIFLFFCIYYDFFPDYKIIFAPIFILLAYIAASGIGLFAAVLNVRYRDIGQLIPFILQFGMFISPVAYTSGIVESGKPHLYKFFVLNPVTGCIDGLRWALLGDNAPFRWESFTPLLIFSFISIILSIRFFRKHENSFVDYI; from the coding sequence ATGGACTATAGAGAACTCTTTTGGATTTTGGCCAAAAGAGACATTATGGTTCGATACAAGCAAACCATTTTTGGGGTTCTCTGGAGTGTAATCAAACCTTTGGTTTCGGCTTTTGCCTATGTTTTTGCCTTTGGTTTTGTAGGAAATTTGGCTCAGCAGACTGATATCCCCTATATATTGATTGTACTTCCGGGTACCATTCTTTGGTTATTTTTCTCACAATCTCTACAAACTATCAGTTTGAGTATTGTCGTGAACAACAACTTGGTCTCCAAAGTGTTTTTCCCACGTATAATCATCCCATTCAGTTCGTTTTTTCTGGGTATGATTGAGTTGGCCATCAGTTTGGTGATATTCCTGTTCTTCTGTATTTATTATGATTTCTTTCCAGACTACAAGATCATATTTGCTCCGATATTTATCTTATTGGCCTATATAGCGGCATCTGGAATTGGCCTGTTTGCAGCCGTTTTGAATGTCCGTTATCGAGACATCGGCCAGTTGATTCCCTTCATTTTGCAATTTGGGATGTTCATTTCACCCGTAGCGTATACTTCAGGTATTGTAGAATCGGGCAAACCACACCTGTACAAGTTTTTTGTGCTCAATCCGGTAACTGGCTGCATAGACGGCTTACGGTGGGCTCTACTTGGCGATAATGCCCCGTTTCGATGGGAAAGTTTCACCCCGCTTCTGATTTTCTCATTCATCAGTATCATTCTTTCCATTCGCTTTTTCAGAAAGCACGAAAACTCTTTTGTAGACTATATTTGA